The Dioscorea cayenensis subsp. rotundata cultivar TDr96_F1 chromosome 7, TDr96_F1_v2_PseudoChromosome.rev07_lg8_w22 25.fasta, whole genome shotgun sequence genome includes a region encoding these proteins:
- the LOC120265507 gene encoding uncharacterized protein LOC120265507 gives MDAGNLTDFSSFQMEQQRQVDKMDVVASIDTVLDEGVCAICLERIQIQDCAAVKGCGHSYCAICILRWATYTKTPSCPQCKLPFTFLDVYRSLDGSIHDYSFEESVCLLLRAPWFVPLPVEAEESMLDELEDISLYYDDERRDDDLDEAYFMCSSSNIRVGNRRWGDNGYVRSGRKEARPVIRQPFIDNGAGPSQVHKKKEAAKDTLGRRAKRALKREAADKAAAVKHQQHLQRLGRK, from the exons ATGGATGCCGGAAACTTAACCGACTTCTCTTCCTTTCAGATGGAGCAACAACGACAG GTTGATAAGATGGATGTTGTGGCATCTATTGATACAGTACTGGATGAAGGGGTTTGCGCTATTTGTTTGGAGAGGATACAGATCCAAGACTGTGCGGCTGTTAAAGGTTGCGGGCACTCGTACTG TGCAATATGCATCCTGAGATGGGCAACATACACTAAAACTCCTTCATGTCCTCAATGCAAGCTCCCATTCACTTTTCTTGATGTATATCGTTCTCTTGATGGAAG TATTCATGACTATTCATTTGAAGAGAGTGTATGCCTCCTCCTGAGAGCCCCCTGGTTTGTGCCTTTGCCAGTGGAGGCTGAAGAATCTATGCTGGATGAGTTGGAAGATATTAGTTTGTATTATGATGATGAACGAAGGGATGATGACCTGGATGAAGCCTACTTTATGTGTAGCTCATCAAATATTCGTGTAGGTAACAGGAGGTGGGGTGACAATGGCTATGTAAGGTCCGGAAGAAAAGAGGCTCGTCCTGTGATCCGCCAACCTTTTATAGACAATGGTGCTGGACCTTCTCAAGTTCATAAGAAAAAGGAGGCAGCGAAAGATACGCTAGGCAGGAGAGCAAAAAGGGCATTGAAGCGAGAAGCTGCTGACAAAGCAGCTGCAGTGAAGCACCAGCAACATCTGCAGAGGCTGGGccggaaataa